CACGAGAGCCTGGAGCTCCTGCCACAGCTCGGCCCGGCGCTTCTCGGTGAAGCTGGCACTGACCCCGACGTGCTGCAGCTTCCCTCCGTCGTAGAGCCCGAGCAGCATGCTGCCGAGCAGGGGCTTCTCCGGGGTGGAGGTCTTGTGCTCGCGGTAGCCGGCCAGGACCACGTCGGCGGTCCGCTCGTGCTTGATCTTGAGCATGCTGCGCAGGTTCTCGCGGTACGGCGCGTCCAGCGGCTTGGCGATCACGCCGTCCAGCCCGGCGCCCTCGAACTGCTCGAACCACTGCTCGGCCTCGGCGGGATCGGTCGTGGTGCGGGTGAGGTGGCACGGGCCCGGGAGCCCGGCCAGCACCTGCTCCATCGCCGCGCGGCGCTCCGAGAAGGGCCGGTCGACCAGCGAGTCGTCGCCGAGGGCCAGCAGGTCGAAGGCGACGTAGCCGGCCGGGGTCTCCGCGGCCAGCCTGGAGATCCGTGACGCGGCGGGGTGGATGCGCTCCTGGAGCACCTCGAACTCGAGGCGATCACCGATGGCCACGAAGAGCTCGCCGTCGAGGACGCAGCGCTCCGGGAGCTGCTCGCGGGCGGCCACGACGACCTCGGGGAAGTACCGGGTCAGGGGCTTGGTGTTGCGACTGGTCAGCTCGACCTCGTCACCGTCACGGAACAGCAGGCAGCGGAAGCCGTCCCACTTGGGCTCGAAGCTCCAGCCGTCCTCGTGGGGCACGCCCTTGACGGCCTTGGCCAGCATCGGCTTGACGGGTGGCATGACCGGGAGCTCCACGGGAGCAGGCTAGCGCCGCGGCGACCACCGGAACCGCTTCCCGGTGGTCGGCCGCGGCGTCACCCTCCGGCGGCGGCACGTGAGCCCGTCACAGGCTCACCGGGTCGCGGTCAGTCGCAGGTGTCCGGCTTGCCGTTGCCACCGTCGTTGCCGTCGTCCCCCTTGGCGAGGACGTCGTGCACCTGGTGGTACTCGGGCTTGCGCGACCAGTCGGCCCGCACCAGGCCGAACCGCGTCTCCGGGTCGCGGCCCGAGCCCGGGTCGTCGAGCAGCTCGTAGCGGAAGGCCTTCTGGACCCGCTCGTGCTTCGCGATCTTCTTGATGCCCTCGGAGCCGTGGCGGGCGGCGTCGGACTCGCTGGTGGGGCGGTGACCGGCCTTGCCGTTGTAGGTGGTCCACCCGGTCTCGGTGATCCACACCGGCATGCCGTCGTAGGCGATGTCGACCTTCTTCAGGCGCGAGTCGAGGCCGTTGGTGATCTCCTGGCCCCGCGGGTAGGAGTGGAGCGAGGCCACGTCGCAGTACTTGTGCACGTCGCGCTGGGCGAGCTGGCGGTACCCGGCGCCGTTGTTGCGGTCCTCGACGACGTCGTGCATCGACGGCGATAGCACGCGGGCGTTCTCGAGCTCGTGGTGGCGGTTGCGCGCGTCCCAGATCGCGCGCTGGATCGCGATGGTGCGGTCGGCCCAGTCGCCGCGACCGGTGTTGTTGGGCTCGTTGACGCCCTCGAAGCCGAGCACGATGTCGCCGTACTCCGCGGCGATGTGGTCGATCCGGTCGGAGACCTCGGCGGGGCCCAGGCGGAACGACGGCGGGGCGACGGGCATCAGCCACTTGATGTCGTAGCGGCGGCAGAGCTCGGCGGCGCGGCGGCAGGTGGCGCTGCGGGGGTTGATCAGGCCGCGGATCTGACGGACTCCGAGCTCGGCGAGATCCTCCATCCAGCGGTCGGTGTGCCCCCACATCGGGTCGCGAGCCCAGTTGGGGTGGGTGCAGACCCCGTAGGCCTTGTGGAGCGTGGAGGGGCTGGTGGCAGCCGCTGCGCGCGTCGGGAGGTCGACACTGACGCCGGCAGCGGTGACGGCGGCAGCGCCCAGGAAGGCGCGTCGGGTGACGGGCATGGGGGGTACAGCTCCTTCTTCGGTTACCGGGGGGCCGCCTCGCCGCCGTACTCCCGAGCGTGCGGCGGCCGAGACTGAGCGAAGACTTTGCCATCAAAACCCACCAAAGGCAACCATTTCCTTCCGCGGGTTGGGAGAGATGTGTGGCACAATTGAGGCTCGCTCCCGTCCCCGCGGGGGTGCCTGGCAGTCCTCCCCTCGGTGGCTGCGTCCCGCGGGTCGGGCCGTGGGATTGGGGGTTTCGATGGAGGGACTCGACGGTGCCGTCGAGACGGTGTCGAACGGAGCTGACGTCGGCGTGGCCGTGGCCATCAAGCGACGCCGGATCGGCCTGGGTCTCAAGAGCGTCCGCGAGTTCGCGGAGCGCTCCGGAGTGAGCCGGGAGGCGGTGACCGCCGCCGAGCGCGGCATGGCCTCGCAACGGACCTACGAACGCCTCGAGGCGTGGCTCGAGAGCGCCGAGCGCGAGCGCGGGACAGCGCGCGACGACAACGTCGTGGAGTTCCGGCTCACCGGCGAGGCCGGCATCGACGTGGTCGTCCGCGGCCCGGTCACCGACATGTCCGAGCTGGAGGCGACCGTGACCCGGCTGATCCGGGAGATGAGAGGCGTCTCGGCCTGAAGGCGGGTCCCCGGTTGGTCTGCCGGGCCGTGGTGCCTGCCCCGCCAGGCGGGGCCTTACGCTTCTTCTCGCGATCCCCGGTTGGTCTGCCGGGCCGTGGTGCCTGCCCCGCCAGGCGGGGCCTTACGCTTCTTCTCGCGATCCCCGGTTGGTCTGCCGGTAGGGCCCGCCTGACTTTGAATCAGGACTAGCGACGTAGGTTCGACTCCTACCCGGGGAGCGAGAGACCGCAGCGAGGTACGAGCGGAGGTCCGAGCTCCCCCAGGGAGCCGGGGAGCGAGAGACCGCAGCGAGGTACGAGCGGAGGTCCGAGCTACCCCATCGAACCGGGGAGCTGCCACACCGACACGTGGCCCGGACTCTCGGCCGTGAAGGAACTCCGCCGCCAGTCGGCGTACCTCGCCTCCAGCGTCATCCCCGCCAGCCGCGCCATCAGGTCGAGCTCGCTGGGCCAGACGTAACGGAAGTTGCTCACGCCATAGCGGTAGGTCGTCCCGTCCGCCTCGCGGCTGAAGTGGTGTGAGGTCGCCTGCTGGGTGACGGGGTCGTAGGTGTCCAGACCCACGTGGTCGTCCGAGACGTCGAACGGGACCGCCTGCTGGCCGGGGGGAAGCCGGCGCAGCTGGGGGACCCCGAGCTCGACGACGAACCGCCCTCCGGGACGGAGGTGGCGCGCGGCGTTGGCGAAGACAGCGACCTGCTCGTCCTGGGTGCGCACGTTGCCCAGCGAGTTCCAGACGACGTAGACGAGCGCGAAGTCGTCGCGCGCCGCCGACGCCGTGGCCATGTCGTCGACGACCACCGGGATCGTGGCGGGCGAGACCTTGCGGTGCAGCTGCGCAGCCATCGGCGCCGACAGCTCGATGCCCGTGACGGGTATCCCGCGTTCGGCCAGCGGCACCGCGACCCGCCCCGTGCCCACCGCCAGCTCCAGCGCCGGTCCGTCGTCGGCGAGGTCGGCGAGGAAGGCCACGGCGGGATCGAGCACGTCCGGTGCGAACATCTCGGCGCACACCGAGTCGTAGCGCCGGGCCGTCTCCTCGTCCCAGAGATCACTGGTCGACATGCCGACACCCTCGGCCACACGCGAGGACAGTGTCGACCGGATTACTGCGCGCGGCCCTCCGCCTCCGCCAGCCGCCGGTGCAGCCGGTCCCGCACCTCGTCGGGGGTGTAGGAGCGCCGCTGACGTTCGCGGCGTGCCACGGCGGCGCCGGACACCGCGACGCCGACCACGCCGGCCAGGCCCAGCCACTTCCACCACGCGCGCATGCCCCGGAGCCTAGTGAGCGTCGTGCCGCCGCGGGCTGCCCGACCGGGGCAGGATGGGGTGCGTGCCCGCACCGTTGTCGCTCGACGCAGCCGCCGACCTGACCCGTACCGGTGACCTGTGGTTGTTCCGGGGCCGGACAGTGGCCGACCGGGCGATCCAGACCCTCACCAACAGCCCGGTCAACCACGTCGGCCTGGCGGTGGTCCTCGAGGACCTCCCGCCACTGCTGTGGCACGCCGAGCTCGGGAGGTCCGTCCTCGACGTGTGGAGCGGCGGGTACCACCGGGGGGTCCAGCTCCACGACCTGCGCGAGGCCGTCGAGCGGTGGCAGGACACCTATGCCCAGCAGGCCTGGCTGCGACAGATCCAGCCGGAGGTCGGGCGCGAGCAGGAGGACGCCGCACTCCGCGCGATCGCGCGGCTGGACGGCGTCTCCTTCCCCACCACGCTGCGGCTGGCCGGTCGGTGGCTGCGGGGCCGGGACTCCTACGTCTCGCGTCGCCGTCGTCAGGCACCGCGCGTGCGACCCGAGGCAGCGTTCTGCGCGGAGACCGTCGCCCTGACGTTGCAGGAGATGGGGATCGTGGCGGACGACCGGCGTGCGGAGTGGTACGACCCCGGCACGTTCTGGAGCGGCGAGTACCTGCCGCTCACCGATGACTGGAGCTACGGCCGCGAGATCCAGGTCGGCGAGGTCGACCGGAGCCGGCCAGCCCCGAGCAGCCGCCACCGCTGGCGCTGAGCGGTTCCGCCGAAGGCCGTTAGTGTGGCGCCATGCCCGCAGAGCTCACTGTCATCGTGCTGGCCGCCGGCGGCGGTACCCGCATGAAGTCCAAGACCGTGAAGGTGCTGCACGAGGTCGGTGGCCGGAGCATGGTCGGTCATGTGCTGGCCGCCGTGGGTGAGCTCGAGCCGCAGCGGATCGTGGCCGTGGTCGGTCACCAGCGCGAGCAGGTCGCCCCCCACATCCAGTCCCTGGCGCCGGACGCGGTGCTCGCTGTGCAGGAGACGCAGGAGGGCACCGGGCACGCCGTCCGGATCGCCGTCGAGGCCGCGGGTGTCACCACGGGCACCGTGCTCGTCGCCACCGGCGACACCCCGCTCCTCCGGGGGGCGAGCCTGCGGGCCTTCGTCGCCGAGCACGAGGCTGCCCAGCGGGCCGTGAGCATCCTCAGCGGCGAGGTCCCCGACCCCCACGGCTACGGCCGGATCGTCCGTGACGAGCAGGGCGAGGTGGTGGCGATCGTGGAGGAGAAGGACGCCACGCCCGAGCAGCGGGAGCTGCGCGAGATCAGCAGCGGCATCCTCGCCTTCGACGGCGACTTCCTGGCCGGTGCCCTGCCCCGCATCAGCAACGACAACGCCAAGGGCGAGTACTACCTCACCGACGCGGTGCAGCTGGCACAGGACGACGGCCTCACGGTCGGCGCCTATCCCATCGAGGACGTCACCGAGACCGAGGGTGCCAACGACCGGGCACAGCTCGCCGAGCTCGGCCGGATCCTCAACGCCCGCATCGTGACGCAGTGGATGCGGGACGGGGTGACGGTCATGGACCCCGCCACCACGTGGATCGACGCCGACGTCGTGCTCGAGCAGGACGTGACCGTGCTGCCCGGCACCCAGCTGCTGGGGGCCACGGTGGTGGCCGAGGACGCCGTCGTCGGGCCCGACACGACGCTCAAGGACTGCGAGATCGGCTCCGGCGCCCGCGTCGTCCGCACCCACGGCGAGCTCGCCGTCGTCGGCGCCGGCGCCGACGTCGGCCCGTTCTCCTACCTGCGCCCCGGCACGCGCCTGGGCGCCGGCGGCAAGATCGGCGCCTTCGTGGAGACCAAGAACGCCGTCATCGGCGAGGGCTCCAAGGTGCCGCACCTCTCCTACGTCGGGGACGCCCAGATCGGACGCGGCAGCAACATCGGTGCCGGCACGATCTTCGCCAACTACGACGGCATCGCCAAGCACCGCACCACGGTGGGGGACGGGGCGCGCACGGGGTCCAACAACACCTTCATCGCCCCGGTGAGCATCGGCGACGGGGCCATGACCGGCGGCGGCACCGTCGTCCGCGAGGACGTGCCCGCGGGCGCGCTCGCGGTCTCCGCCGGGGCCCAGCGCAACCTCGAGGGTCACGCCGCACGCAGGGCCGCGTCACGCGCGGAAACCGACGGAGAACGCCACGCGGACCCCGGAGTTGGGCAGCCGGCCCCGGGTGGGACACAATCCCGGTAGAGGCCCTACGGCACCCCCTCCGGCGACCAGGAGCGCGACCGACGTGACCGGAATGAAGCGGACCACCGAGAAGAACCTGATGGTCTTCAGCGGCCGGGCACACCCGGAGCTCGCCGAGGAGGTCGCCTCCCAGCTCGGCACCGGCCTCGTGCCGATGTCGGCCTACGAGTTCGCCAACTCCGAGATCTACGTCCGCTTCGAGGAGTCGGTGCGCGGCTGCGACGCGTTCGTGATCCAGAGCCACACGGCTCCGATCAACGAGTGGATCATGGAGCACCTGATCATGGTCGACGCCCTCAAGCGGGCCTCGGCCAAGCGGATCACCGTGGTGGTGCCCTTCTACGGCTACGCGCGGCAGGACAAGAAGCACCGGGGCCGCGAGCCGATCTCGGCCCGCCTCATGGCCGACATGTTCAAGACGGCCGGCGCCGACCGGCTGATCGCCGTCGACCTCCACACCTCCCAGATCCAGGGCTTCTTCGACGGGCCGGTGGACCACCTGATGGCCCTGCCGATCCTCGCCGAGCACGTCAAGCAGCGCTACGGCCACGAGCAGCTGGCCGTGGTCTCGCCCGACGCCGGCCGGATCAAGGTCGCCGAGCAGTGGTCGAGCCGGCTCGGCGGCGTACCGCTGGCCTTCATCCACAAGACCCGCGACATCAGCCGACCCAACGAGATGGTCGCCAACCGCGTGGTGGGTCAGGTCGAGGGGCGCATCTGCGTCCTCGTCGACGACATGATCGACACCGGCGGGACCATCGTGAAGGCCACCGAGGCGCTGCTGGCCGACGGGGCCGCCGGCGTGGTCATCGCCGCCACCCACGCGATCCTGTCCGACCCGGCTGTCGACCGGCTCAAGAACTGCTCGGCGTCAGAGGTGATCGTCACCAACACGCTGCCGATCCCGCCGGAGCGCCAGTTCGACAAGCTGACCGTTCTCTCCATCGCACCCCTGCTCTCGCGCGCCATCCGCGAGGTCTTCGAGGACGGCTCGGTCACCTCGATGTTCGACGGGCACGCCTGAGCGCACGACCCCCGCGGTCAGCCGCGCGAGCGGCGCAGGTCGTCGAGCGCGTCGTCCCACGCCCGGCGCAGCACGGTCGGGACGTCGCCACGCAACGCGTCGGCCAGCTCCTCGACCAGTGGCTCGGTGAACG
The genomic region above belongs to Nocardioides coralli and contains:
- a CDS encoding ATP-dependent DNA ligase — protein: MELPVMPPVKPMLAKAVKGVPHEDGWSFEPKWDGFRCLLFRDGDEVELTSRNTKPLTRYFPEVVVAAREQLPERCVLDGELFVAIGDRLEFEVLQERIHPAASRISRLAAETPAGYVAFDLLALGDDSLVDRPFSERRAAMEQVLAGLPGPCHLTRTTTDPAEAEQWFEQFEGAGLDGVIAKPLDAPYRENLRSMLKIKHERTADVVLAGYREHKTSTPEKPLLGSMLLGLYDGGKLQHVGVSASFTEKRRAELWQELQALVCPIEEHPWGEWTEFLVANPGRVPGTQSRWSQGKDLSFTPLRPERVLEVKYDAMEGRRFRHTAHFKRWRPDRDPESCGYEQLEQPVSYDLARILGIEGGGSR
- a CDS encoding glycosyl hydrolase, whose product is MPVTRRAFLGAAAVTAAGVSVDLPTRAAAATSPSTLHKAYGVCTHPNWARDPMWGHTDRWMEDLAELGVRQIRGLINPRSATCRRAAELCRRYDIKWLMPVAPPSFRLGPAEVSDRIDHIAAEYGDIVLGFEGVNEPNNTGRGDWADRTIAIQRAIWDARNRHHELENARVLSPSMHDVVEDRNNGAGYRQLAQRDVHKYCDVASLHSYPRGQEITNGLDSRLKKVDIAYDGMPVWITETGWTTYNGKAGHRPTSESDAARHGSEGIKKIAKHERVQKAFRYELLDDPGSGRDPETRFGLVRADWSRKPEYHQVHDVLAKGDDGNDGGNGKPDTCD
- a CDS encoding helix-turn-helix transcriptional regulator — translated: MEGLDGAVETVSNGADVGVAVAIKRRRIGLGLKSVREFAERSGVSREAVTAAERGMASQRTYERLEAWLESAERERGTARDDNVVEFRLTGEAGIDVVVRGPVTDMSELEATVTRLIREMRGVSA
- a CDS encoding class I SAM-dependent DNA methyltransferase codes for the protein MSTSDLWDEETARRYDSVCAEMFAPDVLDPAVAFLADLADDGPALELAVGTGRVAVPLAERGIPVTGIELSAPMAAQLHRKVSPATIPVVVDDMATASAARDDFALVYVVWNSLGNVRTQDEQVAVFANAARHLRPGGRFVVELGVPQLRRLPPGQQAVPFDVSDDHVGLDTYDPVTQQATSHHFSREADGTTYRYGVSNFRYVWPSELDLMARLAGMTLEARYADWRRSSFTAESPGHVSVWQLPGSMG
- the glmU gene encoding bifunctional UDP-N-acetylglucosamine diphosphorylase/glucosamine-1-phosphate N-acetyltransferase GlmU — protein: MPAELTVIVLAAGGGTRMKSKTVKVLHEVGGRSMVGHVLAAVGELEPQRIVAVVGHQREQVAPHIQSLAPDAVLAVQETQEGTGHAVRIAVEAAGVTTGTVLVATGDTPLLRGASLRAFVAEHEAAQRAVSILSGEVPDPHGYGRIVRDEQGEVVAIVEEKDATPEQRELREISSGILAFDGDFLAGALPRISNDNAKGEYYLTDAVQLAQDDGLTVGAYPIEDVTETEGANDRAQLAELGRILNARIVTQWMRDGVTVMDPATTWIDADVVLEQDVTVLPGTQLLGATVVAEDAVVGPDTTLKDCEIGSGARVVRTHGELAVVGAGADVGPFSYLRPGTRLGAGGKIGAFVETKNAVIGEGSKVPHLSYVGDAQIGRGSNIGAGTIFANYDGIAKHRTTVGDGARTGSNNTFIAPVSIGDGAMTGGGTVVREDVPAGALAVSAGAQRNLEGHAARRAASRAETDGERHADPGVGQPAPGGTQSR
- a CDS encoding ribose-phosphate diphosphokinase, with amino-acid sequence MKRTTEKNLMVFSGRAHPELAEEVASQLGTGLVPMSAYEFANSEIYVRFEESVRGCDAFVIQSHTAPINEWIMEHLIMVDALKRASAKRITVVVPFYGYARQDKKHRGREPISARLMADMFKTAGADRLIAVDLHTSQIQGFFDGPVDHLMALPILAEHVKQRYGHEQLAVVSPDAGRIKVAEQWSSRLGGVPLAFIHKTRDISRPNEMVANRVVGQVEGRICVLVDDMIDTGGTIVKATEALLADGAAGVVIAATHAILSDPAVDRLKNCSASEVIVTNTLPIPPERQFDKLTVLSIAPLLSRAIREVFEDGSVTSMFDGHA